A single region of the Camelus ferus isolate YT-003-E chromosome 2, BCGSAC_Cfer_1.0, whole genome shotgun sequence genome encodes:
- the LOC102512703 gene encoding 40S ribosomal protein S21 gives MQNDAGEFVDLYVPRKCSASNRIIGAKDHASIQMNVAEADKVTGRFNGQFKTYTICGAIRRMGESDDSILRVAKADGIVSKNF, from the coding sequence ATGCAGAACGACGCCGGCGAGTTCGTGGACCTGTACGTGCCCCGGAAATGCTCTGCCAGCAATCGCATCATCGGCGCCAAGGACCACGCGTCCATCCAGATGAACGTGGCCGAAGCTGACAAGGTGACAGGCAGGTTCAACGGTCAGTTTAAAACCTATACTATCTGCGGGGCCATTCGCAGGATGGGAGAGTCGGATGACTCCATTCTCCGAGTGGCCAAGGCCGATGGCATCGTCTCAAAGAATTTCTGA